The following proteins are co-located in the Micromonospora viridifaciens genome:
- a CDS encoding sigma-70 family RNA polymerase sigma factor, with protein sequence MIPAPRGLPADPGPAAHDAARDPATHWALVARDGDPVAQAAFVRATQAEVWRFAAALVDPDSADDLTQETYLRAFRALPGFEGRSSARTWLLGIARRACADHLRTVVRRRRLGERLAAHAATDRPYPDPAGEFGAADLVRRLPAERRGAFVLTQLLGLSYAEAAAVEGVPVGTIRSRVARARSELVDAVGDALAG encoded by the coding sequence GTGATCCCTGCCCCGCGCGGCCTCCCCGCCGACCCCGGTCCGGCGGCGCACGACGCTGCGCGGGATCCCGCCACGCACTGGGCGCTGGTCGCCCGCGACGGCGATCCGGTGGCCCAGGCCGCCTTCGTCCGGGCCACCCAGGCCGAGGTGTGGCGGTTCGCCGCCGCCCTGGTCGATCCGGACAGCGCCGACGACCTGACCCAGGAGACGTACCTGCGGGCGTTCCGGGCACTGCCCGGGTTCGAGGGGCGGTCCAGCGCGCGTACCTGGCTGCTCGGCATCGCCCGGCGGGCCTGCGCCGACCACCTGCGTACGGTGGTGCGCCGCCGACGGCTCGGCGAGCGGCTCGCGGCGCACGCGGCCACCGACCGGCCGTACCCCGACCCGGCCGGCGAGTTCGGCGCCGCCGACCTGGTCCGCCGGCTGCCCGCCGAGCGGCGCGGCGCGTTCGTGCTCACCCAGTTGCTCGGCCTGTCGTACGCCGAGGCCGCCGCGGTGGAGGGGGTGCCGGTGGGCACCATCCGCTCCCGGGTGGCCCGGGCCCGCTCCGAGCTGGTCGACGCCGTCGGCGACGCGCTGGCCGGCTGA
- a CDS encoding zf-HC2 domain-containing protein, translated as MTCDDVRVALSARLDGEDAQAPAAALTAHTAACPGCRSWLARAERVTRLTRLRVVDVPDLTAPVLAAVAADRAVTRDGDAAARRARRQVLRVAVAVAAVAQLALALPILLAGFGVEADPHTSREMASFDAALAVGFALAAWRPERARAFLPVALVLAVCLAGTSVVDVAASTTAVVHELGHLAAVVQAGLLWALGRVSGDPERGRPLALAAVRG; from the coding sequence ATGACGTGCGACGACGTACGCGTGGCCCTGTCGGCGCGGCTGGACGGCGAGGACGCGCAGGCGCCGGCGGCGGCCCTGACGGCACACACCGCGGCCTGCCCCGGCTGCCGCTCCTGGCTGGCCCGCGCCGAGCGGGTGACCCGGCTCACCCGGCTGCGGGTGGTGGACGTACCCGATCTGACCGCCCCCGTGCTGGCCGCCGTCGCCGCGGACCGGGCGGTGACCCGGGACGGGGACGCCGCCGCCCGCCGGGCCCGGCGGCAGGTGCTCCGGGTGGCCGTGGCGGTCGCCGCCGTGGCGCAGCTCGCCCTCGCCCTGCCGATCCTGCTGGCCGGGTTCGGCGTCGAGGCCGACCCGCACACCAGCCGGGAGATGGCCTCCTTCGACGCCGCCCTCGCCGTCGGGTTCGCGCTGGCCGCCTGGCGGCCGGAGCGGGCCCGGGCGTTCCTGCCGGTCGCACTGGTGCTGGCGGTCTGCCTGGCCGGGACCAGCGTGGTGGACGTCGCCGCCTCGACCACCGCCGTCGTGCACGAGCTGGGTCACCTGGCCGCTGTGGTGCAGGCCGGCCTGCTCTGGGCGCTGGGTCGGGTCAGCGGCGACCCGGAGCGCGGGCGGCCCCTGGCCCTCGCGGCGGTACGCGGATGA
- a CDS encoding DsbA family protein: MSSRKGRKDAARVVREQIAREKRRTRTIITSIAAAVVLVIAGLIGWAVYSSQKSKSYTAPPNANHEGTGIVLGQGPVTVDLYEDYLCPVCKQFQDTSGPTITQLINENKIRVVYHPVAFLDRFSSTQYSTRSAAASGCAANGARFKEFTDALFAKQPPENSAGLSDAELIDIGASVGANRDDFSSCLKDGTYKSWVRHVTDDASRSGVVGTPTVKVNGKELTDRSPEGIKAAVAAAGK; the protein is encoded by the coding sequence ATGAGTAGTCGCAAGGGGCGGAAGGACGCGGCCCGGGTGGTCCGCGAGCAGATCGCCCGGGAGAAGCGACGCACCCGCACGATCATCACCTCGATCGCGGCGGCGGTGGTGCTGGTGATCGCCGGGCTGATCGGCTGGGCCGTCTACTCCAGCCAGAAGTCGAAGTCCTACACCGCGCCGCCCAACGCCAACCACGAGGGCACCGGCATCGTCCTCGGCCAGGGCCCGGTCACCGTCGACCTGTACGAGGACTACCTCTGCCCGGTCTGCAAGCAGTTCCAGGACACCAGCGGCCCGACCATCACCCAGCTGATCAACGAGAACAAGATCCGGGTGGTCTACCACCCGGTCGCCTTCCTCGACCGCTTCTCCAGCACCCAGTACTCCACCCGCTCCGCGGCCGCCTCCGGCTGCGCGGCCAACGGCGCCCGGTTCAAGGAGTTCACCGACGCGCTCTTCGCGAAGCAGCCGCCGGAGAACAGCGCCGGGCTGAGCGACGCCGAGCTGATCGACATCGGCGCGAGTGTCGGGGCGAACCGGGACGACTTCAGCTCCTGCCTGAAGGACGGCACCTACAAGTCGTGGGTCCGGCACGTCACCGACGACGCCAGCCGGTCCGGGGTCGTCGGCACCCCGACTGTCAAGGTCAACGGCAAGGAACTCACCGACCGCAGCCCCGAGGGGATCAAGGCCGCGGTGGCGGCGGCCGGCAAGTGA
- a CDS encoding MauE/DoxX family redox-associated membrane protein: protein MIVTAQSSTRAARWPAVRPWLGAAARLGLAAVWLYAGFTKVGDLAASGRAVNAYQVMPYDLATVIGAALPFVELALGVLLLVGLATRLVAGFSAALLVIFIIGIASAWARGLAIDCGCFGSGGQLAAGQAPSYLPEILRDLGFLALAGFLLIWPRTPFALDGWLAGEPVEDEDE from the coding sequence ATGATCGTGACCGCACAGTCGAGCACCCGGGCCGCCCGCTGGCCCGCCGTCCGCCCCTGGCTCGGCGCCGCCGCCCGGCTCGGGCTGGCCGCCGTCTGGCTGTACGCCGGCTTCACCAAGGTCGGTGACCTGGCCGCCTCCGGCCGGGCGGTCAACGCCTACCAGGTGATGCCGTACGACCTGGCGACCGTGATCGGCGCCGCGCTGCCCTTCGTGGAGCTGGCGCTCGGCGTACTCCTGCTCGTCGGGCTGGCCACCCGACTGGTCGCCGGCTTCTCCGCGGCGCTGCTGGTGATCTTCATCATCGGCATCGCCTCGGCCTGGGCCCGTGGCCTGGCCATCGACTGCGGATGCTTCGGCAGCGGCGGCCAGCTCGCCGCCGGCCAGGCCCCGAGCTATCTCCCGGAGATCCTCCGGGACCTGGGATTCCTGGCACTGGCCGGGTTCCTGCTGATCTGGCCCCGCACCCCGTTCGCACTGGACGGCTGGCTGGCGGGCGAACCGGTGGAGGACGAGGATGAGTAG
- a CDS encoding copper resistance CopC/CopD family protein — MIAAVRRRPVAAPDRRRAARWSTLAGMLVALVALLLAPATPASAHALLVSSSPTASSVVSNAPSEVVLTFSEGVRKVPGKIRVIAPDGSRADRGEPKFMDAVVIIPVDSSGPRGTYLVSYRVISADSHPVSGAFTYSVGAPSTPPTDTGTDNRANPVVENAVKVVKYVGYLGLLLLVGPALVLAALWPRRLSRRGPARLAWSGLGLLVVAALAELWLQVPYTVGGGLFDVTGSGFGDVMGSAYGIAHLVRLGLLASAAFLLRPLFAGPVGRADGIILAILGGAALFTWPLAGHAAASPAPAVSVLVDAVHLGSMAVWLGGLVMLAAFLLRRANERELAAILPIWSRWATLAVAALLLAGTVQALIEVATLKALFDTTYGQLLLAKIGLFVLVIAVAAYSRALVRRRAAVGRPGAMRRAVVAELAITAVVLGVTATLVQSTPARTAAANVAGSSAGYFSTTLTSPIYSLQVELDPAQRGNNSIHLYAYTPDNRPQPVKEWKATAALPSAGIEPIDIPLLSLTDNHAYGEISLPASGQWEVRFTLRTSDIDQATVTATVPIK; from the coding sequence ATGATTGCTGCCGTACGCCGCCGGCCCGTGGCCGCCCCCGACCGCCGCCGCGCCGCCCGGTGGTCGACCCTCGCCGGCATGCTGGTCGCCCTCGTCGCGCTGCTGCTCGCCCCGGCAACCCCGGCCAGCGCCCACGCGCTGCTGGTGAGCAGCAGCCCGACCGCCTCCTCCGTGGTGTCCAACGCGCCGTCGGAGGTGGTGCTGACCTTCAGCGAAGGCGTCCGCAAGGTCCCCGGCAAGATCCGGGTGATCGCCCCCGATGGTTCCCGGGCCGACCGGGGCGAGCCGAAGTTCATGGACGCCGTGGTGATCATCCCGGTCGACTCGTCCGGCCCGCGCGGCACCTACCTGGTGAGCTACCGGGTGATCTCCGCCGACAGCCACCCGGTCTCCGGCGCCTTCACCTACTCGGTGGGGGCCCCGTCGACGCCCCCGACCGACACCGGTACGGACAACCGCGCCAACCCGGTGGTGGAGAACGCGGTGAAGGTGGTCAAGTACGTCGGCTACCTGGGCCTGCTGCTGCTGGTCGGCCCGGCCCTGGTGCTGGCCGCGCTCTGGCCGCGCCGGCTGTCCCGGCGCGGGCCGGCCCGGCTGGCCTGGTCGGGGCTGGGCCTGCTGGTCGTCGCCGCGCTCGCCGAGCTGTGGCTGCAGGTGCCCTACACCGTCGGGGGCGGCCTGTTCGACGTGACCGGGTCCGGCTTCGGTGACGTGATGGGCAGTGCGTACGGCATCGCGCACCTGGTCCGGCTCGGCCTGCTCGCCTCGGCGGCGTTCCTGCTCCGGCCGCTCTTCGCCGGGCCGGTCGGCCGGGCCGACGGGATCATCCTGGCCATTCTCGGCGGGGCGGCGCTGTTCACCTGGCCGCTGGCCGGGCACGCGGCCGCCTCGCCCGCCCCGGCCGTCTCGGTGCTGGTGGACGCGGTGCATCTGGGCAGCATGGCCGTCTGGCTGGGCGGCCTGGTGATGCTCGCGGCCTTCCTGCTGCGGCGCGCCAACGAGCGGGAGTTGGCGGCGATCCTGCCGATCTGGTCCCGCTGGGCCACCCTGGCGGTCGCCGCGCTGCTGCTGGCCGGCACCGTGCAGGCGCTGATCGAGGTGGCCACCCTGAAGGCCCTGTTCGACACCACGTACGGGCAGTTGCTGCTCGCCAAGATCGGGCTGTTCGTGCTGGTGATCGCGGTGGCCGCGTACTCCAGGGCGCTGGTGCGGCGGCGGGCCGCCGTGGGCCGCCCCGGGGCGATGCGGCGGGCGGTGGTGGCCGAGCTGGCGATCACCGCCGTGGTGCTCGGCGTCACGGCGACCCTGGTGCAGAGCACCCCGGCCCGCACCGCCGCCGCCAACGTCGCCGGTTCGTCCGCCGGCTACTTCTCCACCACGCTGACCAGCCCGATCTACTCGCTCCAGGTGGAGCTGGACCCGGCCCAGCGCGGCAACAACTCGATCCACCTCTACGCCTACACCCCGGACAACCGGCCGCAGCCGGTGAAGGAGTGGAAGGCGACCGCCGCGCTGCCGTCGGCCGGCATCGAGCCGATCGACATCCCGCTGCTGTCGCTGACCGACAACCACGCCTACGGAGAGATCAGCCTCCCCGCATCGGGGCAGTGGGAGGTCCGCTTCACCCTCCGCACGTCCGACATCGACCAGGCCACGGTGACCGCCACCGTGCCGATCAAGTAA
- a CDS encoding energy-coupling factor ABC transporter ATP-binding protein: MIGDVPTPPSLDVRGVRYAYPDGHVALHGVDLTVPRGDRVALLGPNGAGKTTLVLHLNGILTPTAGTVSVGGLTISRDRGTLAEIRRRVGIVFQDPDDQLFLPTVAEDVAFGPANLGLRGAELAARVDEALAAVGMSEHRDRAPHHLSFGQRRRVAVATVLAMRPEILVLDEPSSNLDPAARRELAEILRALPVTLLMVTHDLPYAAELCDRSVILDAGRVVADAPTPEILTDEPLLTKHRLELPYAFNPRPAPHP, translated from the coding sequence ATGATCGGAGACGTGCCGACACCTCCCTCCCTGGACGTACGCGGCGTCCGGTACGCGTACCCGGACGGTCACGTCGCCCTGCACGGGGTGGACCTGACCGTGCCGCGCGGTGACCGGGTCGCCCTGCTCGGCCCGAACGGCGCCGGCAAGACCACCCTGGTCCTGCACCTCAACGGCATCCTGACCCCGACCGCGGGCACGGTCAGCGTCGGCGGGCTGACGATCAGCCGGGACCGGGGCACGCTCGCGGAGATCCGCCGCCGGGTCGGCATCGTCTTCCAGGATCCGGACGACCAGCTCTTCCTGCCCACCGTCGCCGAGGATGTCGCGTTCGGGCCGGCGAACCTCGGGCTGCGCGGGGCCGAGCTGGCCGCCCGGGTCGACGAGGCCCTCGCCGCCGTCGGGATGAGCGAACACCGGGACCGGGCCCCGCACCATCTCTCCTTCGGCCAGCGCCGCCGGGTGGCGGTGGCCACCGTGCTGGCCATGCGTCCGGAGATCCTGGTCCTCGACGAGCCGTCGTCCAACCTCGACCCGGCGGCCCGGCGGGAGCTGGCCGAGATCCTGCGCGCCCTGCCGGTGACCCTGCTGATGGTGACCCACGACCTGCCGTACGCGGCGGAGCTCTGCGACCGGTCGGTGATCCTGGACGCCGGCCGCGTCGTCGCCGACGCCCCCACCCCCGAGATCCTCACCGACGAGCCCCTCCTAACCAAGCACCGCCTCGAGCTGCCCTACGCCTTCAACCCCCGCCCCGCCCCCCATCCCTAA
- a CDS encoding L,D-transpeptidase, giving the protein MGRFARAGAMVGALVLTASLALTGCGDDQKKPAFVANGQSADPSATASATASVTTPDTTSGSPQPDAPPLRVSPADGAKGRPVSTEISAEIPGGGKVSEVVLTAANGKAVAGRMRRDGSSWVPSAPLKYGTRYTATVTGTGTGGQTHRGTSTFTTMAKPKSMIGSGLYLFDGNTYGVAMPVVAEFSPGIPKKDRAAVQRRMFVQTDPPQPGAWHWVDNGTQAYYRAPEYWKPGTTISVRLALAGIPLSNGRYGNVDRSATAKIGRKLEMKVDNATKQMSVYENDALIRTLKVSLGKKSTPSSSGTMVVMEKKEHTVFDTRDEPDPRNRYVTEIDFAQRITWGGEYIHAAPWSEGVQGRQNVSHGCVNVSMANGRWLFGKTLVGDPVTVKGTEQRLAPGNGWTAWNMSWSQFVAGSALPVPDGGAGPAF; this is encoded by the coding sequence ATGGGCAGGTTCGCGCGGGCCGGGGCGATGGTGGGCGCCCTGGTCCTCACGGCGTCGCTGGCACTGACCGGGTGCGGGGACGACCAGAAGAAGCCGGCGTTCGTGGCCAACGGGCAGTCGGCCGACCCGTCCGCCACGGCATCCGCCACGGCGTCCGTGACGACGCCCGACACGACGAGCGGGTCACCGCAGCCGGACGCACCGCCGTTGCGGGTGAGCCCGGCCGACGGCGCGAAGGGCCGCCCGGTCAGCACCGAGATCAGCGCGGAGATCCCCGGTGGCGGGAAGGTCTCCGAGGTCGTCCTGACCGCCGCGAACGGTAAAGCCGTCGCGGGCCGGATGCGCCGCGACGGCTCGTCGTGGGTGCCGTCCGCCCCGCTGAAGTACGGCACCCGCTACACCGCAACCGTCACCGGCACCGGCACGGGCGGCCAGACGCACCGGGGCACCAGCACCTTCACCACGATGGCCAAGCCGAAGTCGATGATCGGTTCGGGGCTCTACCTGTTCGACGGCAACACGTACGGGGTGGCGATGCCGGTGGTGGCCGAGTTCTCGCCGGGCATCCCGAAGAAGGACCGGGCCGCGGTGCAGAGGCGGATGTTCGTGCAGACCGACCCGCCGCAGCCGGGCGCCTGGCACTGGGTCGACAACGGCACGCAGGCGTACTACCGGGCGCCGGAGTACTGGAAGCCGGGCACGACGATCAGCGTACGGCTGGCGCTGGCCGGGATCCCGCTGAGCAACGGCCGCTACGGCAACGTCGACCGGAGCGCGACCGCCAAGATCGGCCGGAAGCTCGAGATGAAGGTCGACAACGCGACCAAGCAGATGAGCGTGTACGAGAACGACGCGCTGATCCGGACTCTGAAGGTGAGCCTGGGCAAGAAGAGCACCCCCTCCTCCAGCGGCACGATGGTGGTGATGGAGAAGAAGGAGCACACCGTCTTCGACACCCGGGACGAGCCGGACCCGCGGAACCGGTACGTCACGGAGATCGACTTCGCCCAGCGGATCACCTGGGGTGGCGAGTACATCCACGCCGCGCCGTGGTCCGAGGGCGTGCAGGGCCGGCAGAACGTCTCGCACGGCTGCGTGAACGTCTCGATGGCGAACGGGCGCTGGCTGTTCGGCAAGACGCTGGTCGGCGACCCGGTCACCGTCAAGGGCACCGAGCAGAGGTTGGCACCGGGCAACGGCTGGACGGCCTGGAACATGAGCTGGTCGCAGTTCGTCGCGGGCAGCGCGCTCCCGGTCCCCGACGGCGGGGCCGGGCCGGCCTTCTAA
- a CDS encoding DUF1775 domain-containing protein, whose product MIRLRRPAAVATLTLAAVATAVLGLAGPASAHVTINPKEASQGGYGRFAFRVPNESDTASTVKVEVVLPANAPVGSVSTMPVPGWTVQVEKRKVDPPIEVHGSQLTEAVSKLTWTAPANGGVKPGEFQEFPVSMGPLPQVDQMVFKVLQTYSDGNVSRWIEEPTPGAEEPDNPAPVLALTAASASAAPAANAPAAASASPAAATGDDASDGGAGTALGVAGLVAGVAGLVLGGLAFLRTRREPASKS is encoded by the coding sequence ATGATCCGTCTCCGGCGTCCCGCCGCCGTCGCCACGCTCACCCTCGCCGCCGTCGCCACGGCCGTGCTCGGCCTCGCCGGCCCGGCCTCGGCGCACGTCACGATCAACCCGAAGGAGGCCAGCCAGGGCGGCTACGGCCGCTTCGCCTTCCGGGTGCCGAACGAGAGCGACACGGCGTCCACGGTCAAGGTCGAGGTGGTGCTGCCGGCGAACGCTCCGGTCGGCTCGGTCTCCACCATGCCGGTGCCCGGGTGGACGGTGCAGGTGGAGAAGCGCAAGGTCGACCCGCCGATCGAGGTGCACGGCAGCCAGCTCACCGAGGCGGTGTCCAAGCTGACCTGGACCGCGCCCGCGAACGGTGGGGTAAAGCCGGGCGAGTTCCAGGAGTTCCCGGTGTCGATGGGGCCGCTGCCGCAGGTCGACCAGATGGTGTTCAAGGTGCTCCAGACGTACTCCGACGGCAACGTGTCGCGCTGGATCGAGGAGCCGACGCCGGGCGCCGAGGAGCCCGACAACCCGGCGCCGGTGCTCGCCCTGACCGCCGCCTCGGCGTCCGCGGCACCGGCCGCGAACGCGCCGGCGGCCGCCTCGGCCTCCCCGGCCGCCGCGACCGGTGACGACGCCTCCGACGGGGGCGCCGGCACGGCCCTCGGCGTGGCCGGTCTGGTCGCCGGCGTGGCCGGTCTGGTCCTCGGCGGGCTCGCCTTCCTGCGGACCCGTCGGGAGCCCGCGTCGAAGTCCTGA
- a CDS encoding L,D-transpeptidase yields the protein MRASQDELIRPGTERRARRRRAFAAAVLAAAVALTSACTSSSNNNKDGDKPSGSWQSGESPPKATATITEPKADAKNVPAATAISFTTEKAEETTVELKDAAGKAVKGKLTADGKSWLPAGALEYGQTYTATVTATGDDGKPATATSTFTTMAKPAKQIAISSFLGDNQVVGVAMPLIVRFGRAIPQDYRDDIQRRMTVTSKPAQEGIWHWVSPTEVRYRPKEFWRPNSTVSYRVQAGGLPLGDGWYGRSDLTVDIKIGPSLIMTVENKTKRMTVKRNGKVIKTIPVSLGKKSTPSSSGTMVVIEKLRKTVFDTLDELGPEEGYRTKIDYAQRLTWGGEFIHAAPWSEGVQGKVNVSHGCVNVSMKDGAWLFDNTRVGDPITVKGTEVKLKNGNGWTDWNLSWDEYVKGSALPYEPPTQPDDQTSPSTDPDTTGSPSAGPTA from the coding sequence ATGCGAGCTAGCCAGGACGAGCTGATCCGGCCGGGCACCGAACGGCGGGCCAGGCGACGCCGCGCGTTCGCGGCCGCGGTGCTCGCCGCCGCGGTGGCTCTGACCTCCGCCTGCACCAGCAGCAGCAACAACAACAAGGACGGCGACAAGCCCTCCGGCAGCTGGCAGAGCGGCGAGAGCCCCCCGAAGGCGACGGCCACCATCACCGAACCAAAGGCCGACGCCAAGAACGTCCCGGCCGCCACCGCCATCTCCTTCACCACGGAGAAGGCGGAGGAGACCACGGTCGAGCTGAAGGACGCCGCCGGCAAGGCCGTCAAGGGCAAGCTCACGGCCGACGGGAAGAGCTGGCTGCCGGCCGGTGCCCTGGAGTACGGCCAGACGTACACCGCTACGGTGACGGCGACCGGCGACGACGGCAAACCGGCGACGGCGACCAGCACCTTCACCACCATGGCCAAGCCCGCCAAGCAGATCGCGATCAGCAGCTTCCTCGGCGACAACCAGGTGGTCGGGGTGGCCATGCCGCTGATCGTCCGGTTCGGCCGGGCCATTCCGCAGGACTACCGGGACGACATCCAGCGCCGGATGACGGTGACCTCGAAGCCGGCCCAGGAGGGCATCTGGCACTGGGTGAGCCCCACCGAGGTCCGCTACCGGCCCAAGGAGTTCTGGAGGCCCAACAGCACCGTGTCCTACCGCGTCCAGGCGGGCGGGCTGCCGCTCGGTGACGGCTGGTACGGCCGATCCGACCTAACCGTCGACATCAAGATCGGCCCGTCGCTCATCATGACCGTCGAGAACAAGACCAAGCGGATGACGGTGAAACGGAACGGCAAGGTCATCAAGACGATCCCGGTGAGCCTCGGCAAGAAGTCCACCCCGTCGTCCAGCGGCACCATGGTGGTGATCGAGAAGCTCCGCAAAACGGTCTTCGACACGCTGGACGAGCTGGGCCCGGAGGAGGGCTACCGCACCAAGATCGACTACGCCCAGCGGCTCACCTGGGGCGGTGAGTTCATCCACGCGGCGCCCTGGTCGGAGGGGGTCCAGGGCAAGGTCAACGTCTCGCACGGCTGCGTGAACGTCTCGATGAAGGACGGCGCCTGGCTCTTCGACAACACCCGGGTCGGCGATCCGATCACGGTCAAGGGCACCGAGGTCAAGCTCAAGAACGGCAACGGCTGGACGGACTGGAACCTGAGCTGGGACGAGTACGTCAAGGGCAGCGCCCTGCCGTACGAGCCGCCGACGCAGCCGGACGACCAGACCAGCCCGAGCACGGACCCGGACACCACCGGCTCGCCCAGCGCCGGACCGACCGCCTGA
- a CDS encoding glycosyltransferase 87 family protein — MPADPVAPPAVTEDDPGGTRVRRLVTVVALAAVLPALYQPSLGHDFFDLKIYMRAMDWWATGHPLYDYVQSDRVQGALYFTYPPFAALLLRPFALLPLGVAVAVFTVLTLIGLVVTTRWLVLPVVERHGLPRLFAVTVAVLLVLAVESTRETLTFGQINMLLVVLILTDLLFAVPGERRWAGVGVGLATALKLFPGIFILYLLATRRWRAAVVASAAAALATLLAAAVAPGASWRFWTHELWATDRVGRTDYTGNQSLFGLLSRLTAPQKPSQLAWLLLVAVVVGYGLWRAARAARAGDALTGLTLTGLVGGLVSPITWTHHLYWFIPAVVVLVDAALEARRDTVAGAGQRRRLFALAAGTGFVIIYGVVTFLDWGVAPTRTDDVGEFVARNAYVLLSLLLLVALPARPPVGAGRRARP; from the coding sequence GTGCCAGCCGATCCTGTCGCACCACCCGCCGTCACCGAGGACGATCCGGGCGGCACCCGGGTCCGTCGGCTCGTCACGGTGGTGGCGCTCGCGGCGGTGCTGCCGGCGCTGTACCAGCCCAGCCTGGGCCACGACTTCTTCGACCTGAAGATCTACATGCGGGCGATGGACTGGTGGGCGACCGGCCACCCGCTCTACGACTACGTCCAGTCGGACCGGGTGCAGGGCGCGCTCTACTTCACCTATCCGCCGTTCGCGGCGCTGCTGCTGCGGCCGTTCGCGCTGCTGCCGCTCGGCGTGGCGGTGGCGGTCTTCACGGTGCTGACCCTGATCGGCCTGGTGGTGACGACCCGGTGGCTGGTGTTGCCGGTCGTGGAGCGGCACGGCCTGCCCCGGCTGTTCGCCGTCACGGTGGCCGTCCTGCTGGTCCTCGCGGTGGAGAGCACCCGGGAGACGCTCACCTTCGGTCAGATCAACATGCTGCTGGTGGTGCTGATCCTGACGGACCTGCTCTTCGCCGTACCCGGGGAGCGACGCTGGGCCGGCGTGGGGGTGGGGCTGGCGACGGCGCTCAAGCTCTTTCCCGGCATCTTCATCCTCTACCTGCTGGCCACCCGGCGCTGGCGGGCGGCGGTGGTCGCCTCGGCGGCCGCGGCGCTGGCCACCCTGCTGGCGGCGGCGGTCGCACCGGGCGCCTCGTGGCGGTTCTGGACCCACGAGCTGTGGGCGACCGACCGGGTGGGGCGCACCGACTACACCGGCAACCAGTCCCTGTTCGGCCTGCTCAGTCGACTCACCGCGCCGCAGAAGCCGAGCCAGTTGGCCTGGCTGCTGCTGGTCGCGGTGGTCGTCGGGTACGGGCTGTGGCGGGCCGCGCGGGCGGCCCGGGCCGGCGACGCGCTCACCGGGCTGACCCTCACCGGCCTGGTCGGTGGGCTGGTCAGCCCGATCACCTGGACCCACCACCTGTACTGGTTCATTCCGGCGGTGGTGGTGCTGGTCGACGCGGCGCTGGAAGCCCGGCGGGACACGGTGGCGGGCGCCGGGCAGCGTCGCCGGCTGTTCGCGCTGGCCGCCGGCACCGGCTTCGTGATCATCTACGGGGTGGTCACCTTCCTGGACTGGGGAGTGGCCCCGACCCGCACCGACGATGTCGGCGAGTTCGTCGCTCGCAACGCGTACGTGCTGCTCAGCCTGCTGTTGCTGGTGGCGCTGCCGGCCCGCCCGCCGGTCGGCGCGGGCCGCCGGGCCAGACCCTGA
- the orn gene encoding oligoribonuclease: MADLLVWIDCEMTGLDLRRDALIEVAALVTDPDLNVLGEGVDVVIHADEAALDGMPEIVRTMHAKSGLTEEVRRSTVTLAEAEDMVLDYVTTYVKDVRSAPLCGNSIATDRGFIARDMPRLDAHLHYRMIDVSSIKELCRRWYPRVYFGQPQKGLAHRALADIRESIRELEYYRRTIFVPLPGPDVDSAKAIAAQL, encoded by the coding sequence GTGGCTGATCTTCTCGTCTGGATCGATTGTGAGATGACCGGGCTGGACCTCCGCCGGGATGCCCTGATCGAGGTCGCCGCGCTCGTCACCGACCCCGACCTGAACGTGCTCGGGGAAGGCGTGGACGTGGTCATCCACGCCGACGAGGCGGCGCTGGACGGGATGCCGGAGATCGTCCGGACCATGCACGCCAAGTCGGGCCTCACCGAGGAGGTGCGCCGCTCGACGGTCACCCTCGCCGAGGCCGAGGACATGGTGCTCGACTACGTCACCACGTACGTCAAGGACGTCCGCAGCGCGCCGCTCTGCGGCAACTCGATCGCCACCGACCGGGGCTTCATCGCCCGGGACATGCCCCGCCTCGACGCGCACCTGCACTACCGGATGATCGACGTCTCCTCGATCAAGGAGCTGTGCCGGCGCTGGTACCCGCGGGTGTACTTCGGGCAGCCGCAGAAGGGGCTGGCGCACCGCGCCCTGGCCGACATCCGGGAGAGCATCCGCGAGCTGGAGTACTACCGGCGGACGATCTTCGTCCCGCTGCCCGGCCCCGACGTGGACAGCGCCAAGGCCATCGCCGCCCAGCTCTGA